Proteins found in one Lates calcarifer isolate ASB-BC8 linkage group LG8, TLL_Latcal_v3, whole genome shotgun sequence genomic segment:
- the atg2a gene encoding autophagy-related protein 2 homolog A, protein MSRWLFPWSGSIKKRACRYLLQHYLGHFLQERLSLDQLGLDLYNGSGVIKEINLDVWAVNELLESLGAPLEIVDGFVSSIAVTIPWQALLTDHCTLEVSGLQITCRPKYRTSGGWDSQGWSSSMTSSMQLAQECLKDPPEASEEPPAPLEGLEMFAQTIETVLRRIKVTFLDTIIRIEHQPLDLETGVALEVHIKRLEYFDEAVRDPASQTAVPVDIHQPPAFLHKILQLSAVQLFYDSTGTVQGHPEEGSPDSATASEGEEEEEEDEEEEEEAKPLAAPPCPPSQPLLIGSCSGFIETTVKIKQNDMLPGPKLELDGKVGCVHMLLSPDQITHLTDLLSALCIDTEPESKCGGVHSRPLDSDDLRMIEEDLSKQLGSSPRDREWDEDPDLEPYITGLENGEMFYSMGPAGMSSSVTSVRSGSELSDSDMESSTHSLASLTQPATLTAQGMMNCPRRYPVAGCLSSLPQASVRTRGRSHSGQAEQLKPDALLRLTLGGVTLTLLQEDPPTSPDGASSLAQVSQVFFRELVFFKDSMFSERDFHHLRGGFAKACPHSHLRLTGAAVQVACEMKSGRRHSRAVTSDLSFSRLELLECLWEDGKPQYSELLQFQKSGLFTIGAAARPCAQLHYSLSERHLRKGKQRVVRRDSVVRVELAELSAELDLDIISRLGSLSKAFSHCPTQTAGPGLIQTQSTELCSSFTLLSPHAILRLRFPIPDLRPLPKRRPPTQRAVRQETLVLELMELELKHQEAPDLQGGQTTPGQPWAPCLTQLLEASFTDLHGSYEGWEGGSFPCIRVKKNRDSLPRISVHVRGGETQGPAAGLSGMNLGLMRDLGAAFFESHCELNDKISSPFSSNRTMFETEEMVIPADPEEMRQFQAQCVAQCQCAVDISLPLAYILLPSKQAFQSIYNRINNDLLMWEPPPPPPPSAHSPDHSRHRHDEFQLCKSAFRLDSDSEEDEPQFYLASESAGKTPQSAPRPNHNLSLLSLTVIISKGRLQARTDKKEDQSHGEIVLDLEGGKIFSVAQHQNDPNLNFLCLESRRVELYHQAVVKDTPIPQRLEMPNFTPPKHLDPTIYPTEVGVSSVSGREGELQMLSTAIKITLDLQRNVKSFLVALRLQGATMRHYMTQTNQSWHEQLVDFLDVIDDPILGYTAPAVITVLHTHLATCAVDYRPLYLPLRVLFTAESFSLSSNIIVDTATFHLRFILDDSALYLSDKCETDTVDLRRDYVCVLDIDLLELAITTWKGSDTGKLSQPLFELRCSNNVVHLHTCADSCAALVNLLQYLVSQGDLHPPPRHTSPTEIAGQKLPLSESPASVLPCPPAETAEINQYDLADALIDTEKSHREESLDPGSPSMPRGSPVSVYLFPGEAPKRSPSILQGEDSELDGLVATAMEAQADMMSEEGSEGSTDNDDFCILEAPGMGIPPRDGEPVVTVLSQGPIKVKDSHFSRPRGSSDLLRAPSRFPVPQSRVVLREISVVWHLYGGKDFGGKPMSIHAQQANRGRSVPAGVRGSPSRSVASSRPQNSWRWAGGSGRQHSLLMEIQLTKVSFQHESYPVAVAGQDGEGTVAPVVGVGPGGEQPLSRQVFIVQELEVRDRLASSQINKFLYLYTSESMPRRAHSNMLTVKALQVCPESGLGGPECCLRISLLPLRLNIDQDALFFLKDFFSNLASFVNPYLPVDPATEVKADPSQKASEEAEAAAGLGPDLTASVETTYSEQSSSSAGSTSSSDQPIYFREFRFTSEVPIWLDYHGKHVVIEQGTFAGILIGLAQLNCSELKLKRLCCRHGLLGVDKVIQYAVTEWLTDIRKNQLPGILGGVGPMHSVVQLFHGVRDLFWLPIEQYRKDGRIIRGLQRGAASFGTSTASAALELSNRLVQAIQATAETVYDILSPTPPLNRYAITEGRAPSTRPRRAAQPADLREGVAKAYDTVREGVIDTAQTLCDVASRGHEQKGLPGAVGGVLRQIPPTVVRPLIVASEATSNLLGGMRNQIKPDARKEDFLKWRTEDGQE, encoded by the exons ATGTCTCGCTGGCTTTTCCCCTGGTCGGGCTCAATCAAGAAGCGGGCCTGTCGGTACCTCTTGCAGCACTACCTCGGTCATTTTCTGCAGGAACGACTGAGCCTGGATCAACTGGGCTTGGACCTGTACAACGGTAGCGGTGTCATCAAGGAGATCAACCTCGATGTCTGG GCGGTCAACGAGCTTTTGGAGTCTCTGGGAGCTCCTCTGGAGATAGTGGATGGCTTTGTGAGCAGCATAGCTGTGACCATCCCCTGGCAAGCTCTCCTGACCGATCACTGCACATTAGAGGTTTCTGGTCTTCAGATAACATGTCGACCCAAGTACAGGACCA GTGGGGGTTGGGACTCCCAGGGCTGGTCATCCAGTATGACCTCCAGCATGCAGCTGGCTCAGGAGTGCCTGAAGGACCCCCCGGAGGCATCCGAGGAGCCGCCTGCCCCATTGGAGGGGCTTGAGATGTTTGCACAAACCATTGAGACGG TCCTCCGTCGTATTAAAGTCACCTTTCTAGACACCATCATCCGCATCGAGCACCAGCCACTGGACCTGGAAACAGGTGTTGCCTTAGAGGTGCACATTAAACG GCTGGAGTACTTTGACGAGGCAGTTCGAGATCCAGCCAGCCAGACTGCCGTGCCTGTCGACATCCACCAGCCGCCCGCCTTCCTGCACAAGATCCTCCAGCTGAGTGCCGTTCAGCTGTTTTATGACAGCACCGGCACAGTTCAG GGTCATCCTGAGGAGGGAAGTCCAGATTCAGCCACAGccagtgaaggagaggaggaggaagaagaggatgaggaggaagaggaagaggcaaAGCCCTTGGCAGCCCCTCCCTGTCCTCCATCTCAGCCACTACTCATAGGAAGCTGCTCTGGTTTCATCGAGACCACTGTCAAGATCAAACAGAACGACATGTTGCCCGGACCAaag tTGGAGTTGGATGGGAAGGTGGGCTGCGTCCACATGCTGCTGTCTCCAGATCAAATAACTCATCTGACAGACCTGCTGTCAGCCCTCTGCATAGACACTG AGCCAGAGAGTAAGTGTGGTGGAGTACACAGCCGCCCGTTAGACTCAGACGACCTGCGTATGATCGAGGAGGACCTCAGCAAGCAGCTGGGTTCCAGCCCGAGAGACAGGGAGTGGGACGAAGATCCTGACCTGGAGCCATACATCACTGGCCTGGAGAATGGAG AAATGTTTTACTCTATGGGTCCTGCTGGGATGAGCAGTAGCGTAACGTCAGTGCGTTCTGGCAGCGAGCTGTCAGACAGTGATATGGAGTCGTCTACGCACAGTCTTGCCAGCCTCACACAGCCTGCAACACTGACTGCACAG GGCATGATGAACTGTCCCAGGAGATATCCTGTAGCGGGCTGCCTGTCGAGTCTGCCACAGGCCAGCGTCCGGACCAGAG GACGTTCACACAGTGGACAGGCAGAGCAGCTGAAGCCTGATGCTTTGTTGCGTCTGACACTCGGTGGGGTCACCCTAACCCTTCTGCAGGAGGACCCGCCCACCAGCCCCGATGGAGCCTCGTCATTGGCCCAGGTGTCTCAGGTGTTCTTCCGGGAGTTGGTCTTCTTCAAGGACAGCATGTTCAGCGAAAGAGACTTCCACCATCTGAGAGGTGGCTTTGCCAAGGCCTGCCCACACTCCCATCTCAG ACTGACGGGAGCAGCAGTGCAGGTTGCTTGCGAGATGAAGAGCGGGAGACGCCACAGTCGAgccgtgacctctgacctttccttCAGCAGACTGGAGCTGTTAGAGTGCCTCTGGGAGGACGGAAAGCCTCAATACAGTGAG CTGCTTCAGTTCCAGAAATCTGGTTTGTTCACAATTGGAGCTGCAGCCAGACCATGTGCCCAACTACACTACAGCCTCAGTGAAAGACACCTGCGCAAG gGTAAACAGCGGGTGGTGCGGCGGGACAGTGTGGTGCGGGTGGAGCTGGCAGAGCTGAGTGCCGAGCTGGACCTGGACATCATCAGTCGCCTGGGGAGCCTGAGCAAAGCCTTCAGTCACTGTCCCACACAGACTGCTGGACCTGGACTCATACag acCCAGAGCACCGAGCTGTGCTCCTccttcaccctcctctccccacACGCCATCCTCAGGCTTCGTTTCCCCATACCCGACCTGCGGCCCCTCCCCAAGCGCCGACCTCCGACGCAGAGGGCGGTGCGGCAGGAGACCTTGGTGCTGGAGCTGATGGAGCTGGAACTGAAGCACCAGGAGGCCCCGGACCTCCAGGGCGGCCAGACCACTCCAGGACAGCCGTGGGCTCCCTGCCTCACTCAGCTGCTGGAGGCCTCCTTCACTGACCTGCACG GGTCATATGAGGGCTGGGAGGGCGGCTCTTTCCCCTGTATCAGAGTGAAGAAGAACCGAGACTCTCTACCCAG GATATCAGTGCATGTGCGCGGAGGTGAGACTCAGGGCCCGGCAGCAGGTCTGAGCGGGATGAACTTGGGCCTCATGAGGGACCTGGGGGCTGCCTTCTTTGAAAGTCACTGTGAACTCAATGACAAAATCAGCTCTCCGTTCTCCTCCAACCGCACCATGTTTGAGACCGAGGAg ATGGTGATTCCCGCCGACCCAGAGGAGATGCGTCAGTTTCAGGCGCAGTGCGTCGCTCAATGTCAGTGTGCTGTGGACATCAGCCTGCCGCTGGCCTACATCCTCCTGCCCAGCAAACAGGCCTTTCAGAGCATCTACAACAG GATCAACAATGATCTGTTGATGTGGgaaccccctccccctcctcccccctcggCTCACAGTCCAGACCACAGCCGCCATCGTCACGACGAGTTCCAGCTCTGCAAGTCGGCCTTTAGACTGG ACTCAGATTCAGAGGAGGACGAGCCTCAGTTCTACTTGGCCAGTGAATCAGCTGGGAAGACGCCTCAGTCAGCTCCCCGCCCCAACCACAacctcagcctcctctccctcactgtgaTTATCAGCAAAGGACGCCTCCAAGCCAGAACAGACAAGAAG GAGGACCAGAGTCACGGGGAGATTGTGCTTGATCTGGAAGGGGGGAAGATATTCAGTGTGGCGCAGCACCAGAATGACCCGAATCTCAACTTCCTGTGTCTGGAGAGCAGACGAGTGGAGCTCTACCACCAAG CTGTAGTAAAAGACACCCCCATCCCTCAACGACTGGAGATGCCCAACTTCACTCCTCCAAAACACCTGGACCCTACCATCTACCCCACAGAGGTGGGTGTTAGCAGCGTGAGTGGCCGGGAGGGGGAGCTACAGATGTTATCCACAGCCATCAAAATCACACTGGACCTCCAGAGGAATGTCAA GAGTTTCCTAGTTGCCCTTCGACTTCAAGGTGCCACCATGCGACATTACATGACgcagaccaatcagagctgGCATGAGCAG CTGGTTGACTTCCTGGATGTCATTGATGATCCCATCCTGGGATACACAGCACCTGCCGTCATCACTGTCCTCCACACACACCTCGCTACCTGTGCCGTCGACTACAG ACCTCTGTATCTGCCGCTGCGAGTGTTGTTCACAGCAGagtccttctctctgtccagtAATATCATTGTAGACACTGCCACCTTCCACCTCAG ATTCATCCTGGATGACTCTGCTCTCTACCTCTCTGACAAATGTGAGACTGACACCGTTGACTTGAGGAGAG ATTACGTGTGTGTTCTGGACATTGACCTGCTGGAGCTCGCCATCACCACATGGAAAGGCAGTGATACAGGCAAACTG TCTCAGCCTCTCTTTGAGCTGCGTTGCTCCAACAACGTGGTCCACCTCCACACCTGTGCTGATTCCTGTGCTGCCCTTGTCAACCTGCTGCAGTACCTGGTCTCCCAGGGAGACCTGCACCCTCCGCCGCGACACACCTCACCCACTGAGATCGCAGGCCAGAAATTACCA TTGTCAGAAAGTCCTGCTTCTGTGCTGCCCTGCCCTCCAGCTGAAACTGCAGAGATCAACCAGTACGACCTGGCTGATGCCTTAATTGACACGGAGAAGAGCCACCGAGAAGAGAGTTTAGATCCAG GTTCGCCCTCCATGCCGAGAGGCTCGCCTGTCTCTGTCTACCTGTTCCCTGGTGAAGCCCCGAAGCGCAGCCCCTCTATCCTGCAGGGGGAGGACTCTGAGCTTGATGGACTGGTTGCCACAGCAATGGAGGCTCAGGCAGATATGATGTCAGAGGAAGGCTCAGAGGGCTCCACCGACAACGACGACTTCTGCATCCTGGAGGCTCCTGGCATGGGCATTCCT CCCAGGGACGGGGAGCCTGTGGTGACAGTGCTGTCCCAGGGGCCTATCAAGGTGAAGGACAGCCACTTCTCTAGGCCCAGAGGCAGCTCGGACCTACTCCGAGCTCCCAGCCGCTTCCCGGTGCCCCAGAGCAGGGTGGTGCTGCGGGAGATCTCTGTGGTCTGGCATCTGTATGGGGGCAAGGATTTTGGCGGCAAGCCCATGTCCATACACGCTCAGCAGGCAAacag AGGTCGTTCAGTCCCTGCCGGTGTTCGCGGATCCCCGTCTCGCTCCGTCGCTTCCTCACGTCCCCAGAACTCCTGGCGGTGGGCAGGAGGCAGCGGCCGTCAGCACTCTCTGCTGATGGAGATCCAGCTCACCAAG GTGTCCTTCCAGCATGAGTCCTACCCGGTGGCAGTAGCGGGGCAGGACGGGGAGGGTACAGTGGCACCCGTGGTCGGAGTTGGTCCCGGCGGCGAGCAGCCCCTCTCCAGGCAGGTGTTCATCGTCCAGGAGCTGGAGGTTCGAGACCGACTGGCCTCCTCACAGATCAACAAATTCCTCTACCTCTACACCAGTGAGAGCATGCCCCGCCGAGCCCACTCCAACATG CTGACAGTGAAAGCCCTGCAGGTGTGTCCAGAGTCTGGCCTCGGCGGTCCAGAGTGCTGTCTGCGGATCAGCCTGCTGCCACTACGACTCAACATCGACCAG GATGCACTTTTCTTCTTGAAGGACTTTTTCAGTAATCTAGCTTCCTTTGTCAACCCTTACCTGCCCGTGGACCCTGCGACTGAAG tgaaggCAGACCCCTCCCAGAAGgcatctgaggaggcagaggcagcTGCTGGTCTGGGCCCTGACCTCACAGCTTCTGTGGAAACTACCTACAGCGAGCAgagctcctcctctgctggctccacctcctcctctgaccaGCCAATCTACTTCCG GGAGTTTCGTTTCACCTCTGAAGTGCCTATCTGGCTGGACTATCATGGCAAGCATGTCGTCATTGAACAG GGAACGTTTGCAGGGATCCTGATCGGCCTGGCCCAGTTAAACTGTTCTGAGCTGAAGCTAAAGAGGCTCTGCTGCAGACACGG TCTCCTCGGTGTTGACAAAGTGATCCAGTACGCTGTCACAGAGTGGCTGACAGACATCAGGAAGAACCAGCTGCCGGGCATTCTGGGAGGCGTTGGCCCCATGCACTCAGTTGTCCAGCTAT TCCACGGAGTGAGAGATCTGTTCTGGTTGCCCATAGAGCAGTACAGGAAAGATGGACGCATTATTCGAGGTCTCCAGAGGGGGGCAGCGTCCTTCGGCACCTCAACGGCGTCAGCTGCTCTGGAACTCAGCAACAGGCTGGTGCAGGCCATTCAG GCCACAGCAGAGACGGTGTACGACATCCTTTCTCCGACACCTCCCCTGAATCGCTACGCCATCACCGAGGGCCGGGCACCCTCCACCCGGCCCCGCAGAGCCGCCCAGCCGGCAGACCTGCGAGAGGGCGTGGCCAAAGCGTATGACACCGTCAGAGAG gGAGTGATTGACACGGCTCAGACTCTGTGCGATGTAGCATCCCGCGGTCACGAACAGAAGGGCCTGCCCGGTGCCGTGGGTGGCGTCCTGCGGCAGATCCCACCCACCGTAGTTCGACCCCTGATAGTGGCCTCCGAAGCCACCTCCAATCTGCTCGGAGGCATGAGGAACCAGATCAAACCAGATGCCCGGAAGGAGGATTTCCTGAAGTGGCGCACGGAGGACGGCCAAGAATGA